The proteins below come from a single Chitinophaga pinensis DSM 2588 genomic window:
- a CDS encoding RNA polymerase sigma factor, giving the protein MNTQDAELVIKLLADDVTAFDALYWKYHQAVYRNIFKFVKEPIATEDILQEVYARLWEKRKDINAGQSVAGWLFVISFNLSVDYLRKKLREHTFHKELYNLKIDAGDWENNPGAYEDQYHLLEEAISQLSPKKQRIVTLCKLEGKTYDEVAEEMKISRNTVKEHLSIAMTRINEYIQKNKEHKYVLLLLLFLKN; this is encoded by the coding sequence ATGAATACACAAGATGCCGAGTTAGTTATTAAATTACTTGCCGATGATGTAACAGCCTTTGATGCCCTGTACTGGAAATACCACCAGGCAGTCTACCGAAATATTTTCAAGTTTGTTAAGGAGCCCATTGCAACAGAAGATATTTTGCAGGAGGTCTATGCCAGGTTGTGGGAAAAGAGGAAAGATATTAATGCCGGTCAGTCTGTAGCCGGCTGGTTGTTTGTAATCAGTTTTAATCTATCAGTAGATTATCTGAGAAAGAAACTACGCGAGCATACTTTTCATAAGGAGTTATACAATCTGAAGATTGACGCAGGCGACTGGGAAAACAATCCCGGTGCTTATGAAGACCAGTATCACCTGCTGGAAGAAGCCATCTCACAGTTGTCTCCCAAGAAACAGAGGATTGTCACCCTATGTAAACTCGAAGGTAAAACATACGATGAAGTAGCAGAAGAAATGAAGATTTCCAGGAACACCGTCAAAGAGCATTTATCCATCGCGATGACCCGTATTAATGAATACATTCAGAAGAACAAGGAGCACAAATATGTGTTGTTGCTGCTGTTGTTCCTGAAGAATTAG
- a CDS encoding FecR family protein, which produces MQNRKEYLKQLLQQKEWKQEDRDWLLQYLNENDLTDLKDAASAAYEADLQSTDPVLEREHSARILEQIHQRISLPKGAVVRSMWFSRWKVAAAAIIILVAGAGILSLFRKPVKQLLVTAEKQRKTFTLPDGTIVYLEPGTTIQYATSYGKEERNVTLTGEALFKVEKDDAHPFIVASSLISTRVLGTSFNMEVRNSSEAKVVVLNGMVQVEAKGEENQQGKELILTANKSAVYNKDTHLLEMSDATDDARFYSQKQQGRFVYDGEELIKVVNDLQRYYNAEIRLDKRIQHCAFYGDVNIVDDLEKALDLIAVSLNAKINKDKNGNGYMIAGGNCQ; this is translated from the coding sequence GTGCAGAACAGGAAGGAATACCTAAAGCAACTGTTGCAACAAAAGGAGTGGAAACAGGAAGACCGGGATTGGCTGCTGCAGTATTTAAATGAGAACGATCTAACGGATCTGAAGGATGCAGCATCAGCAGCATATGAGGCTGACCTGCAAAGCACAGACCCAGTATTGGAACGAGAACACTCAGCGCGCATACTGGAGCAGATACATCAGCGCATCAGCTTACCGAAGGGCGCTGTTGTGAGAAGTATGTGGTTCAGTCGCTGGAAAGTAGCTGCTGCCGCCATTATTATCCTGGTTGCAGGAGCAGGCATTCTGAGCCTGTTCAGAAAACCCGTAAAACAGCTTTTAGTTACAGCGGAGAAACAACGGAAGACATTTACACTGCCCGATGGGACTATTGTGTATCTGGAACCCGGAACGACTATACAGTATGCTACCAGCTATGGTAAAGAAGAACGTAATGTGACACTGACAGGTGAGGCACTGTTTAAGGTAGAAAAAGATGATGCACATCCATTTATTGTAGCATCATCGCTGATCAGCACCAGGGTATTGGGTACCTCTTTTAATATGGAGGTGAGAAACAGTTCTGAGGCAAAAGTAGTGGTGCTGAATGGTATGGTACAGGTGGAGGCAAAAGGAGAGGAGAACCAGCAGGGAAAGGAGCTGATCCTGACAGCCAACAAGAGTGCGGTATATAACAAGGACACGCATCTGCTTGAAATGTCTGATGCCACAGATGATGCACGGTTTTATTCGCAGAAACAACAAGGACGGTTTGTATATGATGGAGAAGAACTTATAAAAGTAGTAAACGACCTGCAGAGATATTATAACGCGGAGATCAGATTAGATAAACGAATACAGCACTGTGCATTTTATGGAGATGTAAACATTGTGGATGACCTGGAGAAGGCACTCGATCTGATCGCAGTGTCGCTGAACGCCAAAATCAATAAGGATAAAAATGGAAACGGCTATATGATTGCCGGAGGTAACTGTCAATAG
- a CDS encoding SusC/RagA family TonB-linked outer membrane protein, with protein sequence MLKKATLSLRLTVLALLILLSQAIAVPANASGIQDALDKKISLELKNVLLKEALDQIGNLAEVSFIYAGNKTIVGNKVDVNAHNEKVSDLLKKLLKPLSLSYTVVYDRVVIRPVEKKMEGLSVPESERQVAPRTQDIRGTVASPKNEALPGVAIIIKGTNRGTTTDEKGFFQLKGVPADAILVFNFTGYQQEEVSVAAYKNGVINIQLKEKTTKLQEVVVTGFQDIDKSKFSGAAARIKMDEAKIDGMADVSRMLEGRVAGVAIQNVSSTFGTAPKIRVRGATSINGDNKPLWVVDNVVLEDVVNISNDQLSSGDPTTLLGSAVAGLNPNDIESFDILKDAAATALYGARAMNGVVVITTKKGRSGLKPVVTYSGNYSTQLKPNYNNYNIMNSAQQMSVLAELERKGMLTSDILSRGDIGVYGKMYEMLNADDKGNFPLENTPAAKRKFLERYASANTDWFDILFKTSFIQEHSLSISNGNDKGQSYFSTSFYHDNGWTIADKVSRYTLNFRNNYKISEKVSTGFSVLGSARQQRAPGALSRTSNPVEGQYDRDFDINPFSYALNTSRTLTAYDQDGKLEYFRRNYAPFNIINESANNYLNLSMMDLRLQGDVSWKVTKNLRYEFVGALRYVKSSREHQITENSNMANAYRAADNATIAENNKFLYRDPNNPDALPVIVLPYGGFYNRTEDQLLNFDFRNSLNYSTTINQRHSITAMVGQQVKYADRQNSSNTGYGYQYNNGGVPFTDYRILKQTIESSFPYYGMAKDYDRFAAFFATATYGLDGKYNLTGTTRYDGSNRLGRSKSARWLPTWSVSGSWNIDKEDFVQDLGWVDYLALRGSYGLTASLGPATNSNIVFQTVNTKRTHLDEVESVIKIAHLQNDDLTWEKLYTTNIGLDGTLLNRRLNFSIDAYRRNSFDLISIIKTSGIGGETFKAANYADMKSKGIELLVGGDIIKRKNWGWKTSVTFGYNTNKITNAKNIPRIFDLVVAEGGNKEGYPVRGLFSLEYKGLDPHTGAPQFVDQHGGLSKDVFLQDLNTDHLVYQGPVDPPVNGGVNNTFHYKSLSLNVFVTYQWGNKIRLYPAFKTAYSDLDAMPKEFYDRWIMPGDEKETQTPSILDGLEQAFLGGAYPYNNYNYSTARVAKGDMIRLKTVSLTWLVPAPVLRKTAFSNISVTGAAINPWLIYADKKLRGQDPEFFNTGGVAQPIQKQFTLSLKAGF encoded by the coding sequence ATGCTGAAGAAGGCAACCCTATCCCTCCGCCTGACCGTGCTTGCGCTGCTGATCCTGTTGTCACAGGCCATCGCAGTTCCCGCAAATGCTTCAGGAATACAGGATGCGCTCGACAAGAAGATTTCTCTGGAACTGAAAAATGTGTTGCTGAAAGAAGCACTCGACCAGATCGGTAATCTCGCAGAAGTCTCTTTTATCTATGCAGGCAACAAAACGATTGTCGGCAATAAGGTAGATGTAAACGCTCACAATGAAAAAGTGAGCGACCTCCTTAAAAAGCTGCTTAAGCCACTATCACTTTCCTATACGGTTGTATACGACCGTGTAGTGATCCGGCCCGTTGAAAAAAAAATGGAAGGCCTCTCCGTACCGGAAAGCGAACGCCAGGTAGCACCCCGTACCCAGGACATAAGAGGTACGGTGGCGTCCCCAAAAAATGAGGCACTACCCGGCGTAGCTATTATTATTAAAGGGACTAACCGTGGTACTACTACTGATGAAAAAGGTTTTTTTCAATTGAAAGGCGTTCCTGCCGATGCCATACTGGTATTCAATTTTACCGGATATCAGCAGGAAGAAGTGAGTGTTGCCGCTTATAAAAATGGCGTAATCAACATTCAGCTGAAAGAGAAAACAACCAAACTGCAGGAAGTAGTAGTGACAGGTTTCCAGGATATTGATAAAAGCAAATTCTCCGGTGCTGCTGCCCGTATTAAAATGGATGAAGCCAAGATCGATGGTATGGCAGATGTAAGCCGTATGCTGGAAGGACGTGTGGCTGGTGTGGCGATACAGAACGTGTCCAGCACTTTTGGTACAGCGCCTAAAATACGCGTACGTGGCGCTACCTCCATCAATGGTGATAACAAACCACTGTGGGTAGTTGATAACGTGGTACTGGAAGATGTAGTGAATATCTCTAACGACCAGCTGTCCAGCGGCGACCCGACCACATTGCTGGGTTCTGCTGTAGCAGGTCTGAACCCGAACGATATTGAAAGCTTCGACATCCTCAAAGATGCGGCAGCTACCGCATTATACGGCGCACGTGCGATGAACGGCGTAGTGGTGATCACTACCAAGAAAGGACGTTCCGGTTTAAAACCTGTCGTTACCTACAGTGGTAATTACAGCACTCAGCTGAAGCCTAACTATAACAACTATAATATCATGAACTCCGCCCAGCAGATGTCAGTACTGGCAGAGCTGGAGCGGAAGGGCATGCTCACTTCCGATATACTTTCCCGTGGCGATATCGGCGTATACGGTAAGATGTATGAAATGCTGAACGCAGATGATAAAGGTAATTTCCCACTGGAAAATACGCCCGCTGCAAAACGCAAATTCCTGGAACGTTACGCTTCGGCTAATACTGATTGGTTTGATATCCTGTTTAAGACAAGCTTCATACAGGAACATTCCCTGAGTATCTCTAACGGTAATGACAAGGGTCAGTCCTATTTCTCTACCAGCTTTTATCATGACAACGGCTGGACCATTGCAGATAAAGTAAGCCGTTATACGCTGAACTTCCGTAATAACTACAAGATCTCTGAAAAAGTGAGCACCGGTTTCTCTGTACTGGGTTCTGCCCGTCAGCAAAGAGCGCCGGGTGCACTGTCCCGTACCAGTAACCCTGTAGAAGGGCAATACGATCGCGATTTTGACATTAATCCGTTCAGTTATGCCCTTAACACCAGCCGTACCCTGACAGCCTATGATCAGGACGGAAAACTCGAATATTTCAGAAGGAATTATGCGCCATTCAACATTATTAATGAATCGGCTAATAACTACCTGAACCTGAGTATGATGGACCTGCGTCTTCAGGGTGATGTATCCTGGAAGGTGACTAAAAACCTGCGTTACGAATTTGTAGGCGCGCTTCGTTATGTGAAATCCTCCCGCGAACACCAGATCACGGAGAACAGTAACATGGCCAACGCTTATCGTGCAGCGGACAATGCGACAATCGCGGAAAATAACAAATTCCTTTACCGCGATCCGAATAATCCGGATGCATTACCGGTGATCGTATTGCCTTATGGTGGTTTCTATAACCGTACAGAAGACCAGCTGCTCAACTTCGATTTCCGTAATAGTCTGAATTATAGCACAACGATCAATCAACGTCATAGTATTACGGCAATGGTGGGTCAGCAGGTAAAATATGCAGACCGTCAGAATTCATCCAATACAGGTTACGGCTACCAGTATAATAATGGTGGGGTACCTTTTACCGACTACCGTATCCTTAAACAGACCATAGAGAGCAGCTTCCCATATTATGGTATGGCCAAGGATTATGACCGCTTTGCGGCCTTCTTTGCAACCGCTACCTATGGACTGGATGGTAAGTATAACCTGACCGGTACTACCCGCTACGATGGTTCCAACAGACTGGGACGCTCCAAGAGCGCCCGCTGGTTACCAACATGGAGCGTGTCTGGTTCCTGGAATATCGATAAAGAAGATTTCGTACAGGACCTGGGCTGGGTAGATTACCTGGCGCTGAGAGGAAGTTACGGTCTGACGGCAAGTCTTGGCCCCGCTACCAACTCCAATATCGTATTCCAGACAGTTAACACGAAAAGAACACACCTCGATGAAGTAGAATCAGTGATCAAGATCGCTCACCTTCAGAATGATGACCTGACATGGGAAAAACTCTACACGACTAACATCGGTCTGGATGGTACGCTCCTCAACAGACGACTGAACTTCTCCATCGATGCATACCGTCGTAATAGTTTTGACCTGATCAGTATCATCAAAACATCCGGTATCGGTGGTGAAACGTTCAAAGCAGCCAACTACGCAGATATGAAATCGAAAGGTATAGAACTGCTCGTAGGCGGCGATATCATCAAACGTAAGAACTGGGGATGGAAAACCAGCGTGACCTTCGGTTATAATACCAATAAGATCACCAATGCGAAGAACATCCCGCGCATCTTCGACCTCGTAGTAGCAGAAGGTGGTAACAAAGAAGGTTATCCTGTAAGGGGTCTTTTCTCCCTTGAATATAAAGGACTGGATCCGCACACCGGTGCACCACAGTTTGTTGACCAGCATGGTGGCCTGAGCAAGGATGTATTCCTGCAGGACCTGAACACGGATCACCTGGTATACCAGGGCCCTGTAGACCCTCCTGTAAATGGTGGTGTAAATAACACCTTCCACTATAAGAGTTTGTCACTGAACGTATTTGTGACTTATCAATGGGGCAACAAGATCAGACTCTATCCTGCATTCAAAACAGCTTACTCCGACCTGGATGCAATGCCAAAAGAATTTTATGACCGCTGGATAATGCCGGGTGATGAGAAGGAAACACAGACACCTTCTATCCTGGATGGACTCGAGCAGGCGTTCCTGGGTGGTGCTTATCCTTACAATAACTATAACTATTCAACTGCCAGGGTAGCAAAGGGAGATATGATCCGCCTGAAAACGGTATCACTGACCTGGCTGGTACCAGCACCTGTATTGAGAAAAACAGCTTTCAGCAATATCTCAGTAACTGGAGCGGCTATCAATCCATGGCTGATCTATGCTGACAAAAAGCTGAGAGGACAGGATCCTGAGTTCTTCAACACAGGTGGTGTTGCGCAGCCGATACAGAAACAATTTACACTATCCTTAAAAGCAGGTTTCTAA
- a CDS encoding RagB/SusD family nutrient uptake outer membrane protein, translated as MTKFFTRASIIAGCLIAMAGCNKYLDKSPDSTWTELDSPAKVSQLLGTAYPQANYIVFAEAMSDNVEDKGAGVTDRTNLDPYFFNDVSATEQDSPEYYWQACYAAIAAANNALKACEAAPDKSRYTAQKGEALVARAYAHFMLVTFFSKFYDEATAATDPGIPYVTEPEKVVNKQYERKTVAYTYQMIEKDLLAGLALISDENYAVPRYHFNKSATYAFATRFYLFKKDYQKVLEYANQVFPNNDLASNMRPWNTTYKTLSPAAIWDTYAKATEKANLLLVETQSMYGRYVAQYRYGLTYNKQIEILGSNVSGGSYAYPLYYYGTRDYFVPKLTEYFVKASVNATIGDPYVMIPLFTTEEVLFNRAEANAYLGNNNDVLTDLNLFASKRITNYNAASHRITQTKIRTYYGITDVRGGLLQTILDFKRAEYVQEGHRWFDIQRYKAAVTHYTDKGAKMVLETGDKRRVLQIPSSATNSGITLNPR; from the coding sequence ATGACGAAATTTTTTACAAGAGCATCTATTATCGCAGGATGTTTGATAGCCATGGCCGGATGTAATAAATATCTGGATAAGTCGCCGGATAGTACCTGGACAGAACTGGATTCACCTGCAAAGGTATCCCAGTTACTGGGTACCGCTTATCCTCAGGCCAACTATATTGTGTTTGCAGAAGCCATGTCTGACAATGTGGAAGATAAGGGCGCCGGTGTTACTGACAGAACGAACCTCGATCCTTATTTCTTCAATGATGTATCCGCTACGGAACAGGATTCTCCGGAATACTACTGGCAGGCCTGCTATGCTGCTATCGCGGCGGCAAACAATGCATTGAAAGCCTGCGAGGCAGCTCCCGATAAAAGCCGTTACACCGCACAGAAAGGAGAAGCACTGGTGGCAAGAGCCTATGCACACTTTATGCTGGTAACGTTTTTCTCTAAATTCTACGACGAAGCAACCGCCGCTACTGATCCGGGTATTCCCTACGTAACGGAACCGGAGAAAGTGGTGAATAAACAATATGAGCGTAAGACAGTCGCCTATACTTATCAGATGATCGAGAAAGATCTGCTCGCAGGTCTGGCACTGATCAGTGATGAAAATTATGCAGTACCGCGCTATCATTTCAATAAGTCAGCCACTTACGCATTCGCTACCAGGTTTTATCTCTTTAAGAAAGACTACCAGAAGGTGCTGGAATATGCTAACCAGGTATTCCCTAACAATGACCTGGCCAGCAATATGCGCCCATGGAATACGACCTATAAAACACTCAGTCCTGCTGCCATCTGGGATACCTACGCTAAGGCAACAGAAAAGGCGAACCTGCTGCTGGTAGAAACCCAGTCTATGTATGGCAGGTATGTAGCCCAATACAGATACGGACTGACCTATAATAAACAGATTGAAATACTGGGTAGTAATGTAAGCGGTGGCAGCTATGCATATCCATTATACTACTACGGTACAAGAGATTACTTCGTACCAAAACTGACGGAGTATTTCGTAAAAGCATCCGTAAACGCAACGATCGGAGATCCTTATGTAATGATACCGCTGTTCACTACAGAAGAAGTATTGTTTAACAGGGCAGAAGCCAATGCTTATCTCGGTAACAATAATGACGTACTGACTGACCTGAATCTCTTCGCCAGCAAACGTATCACTAACTACAACGCCGCTTCACACAGAATTACACAAACTAAAATCAGGACCTACTACGGTATTACCGATGTAAGGGGCGGTCTGCTGCAAACCATACTTGATTTCAAACGTGCAGAATATGTACAGGAAGGACACCGCTGGTTTGATATTCAACGCTACAAAGCAGCTGTTACCCATTATACCGACAAAGGTGCAAAGATGGTACTGGAAACAGGTGATAAACGCCGTGTATTACAGATCCCGTCTTCTGCTACTAATTCAGGTATCACATTGAATCCAAGATAA
- a CDS encoding putative zinc-binding metallopeptidase, with translation MKRIKIFFLILTVAAFAACAKKEDDLSGVQDIPGLGGDTWVPGSLDAWLHDTMTVPYNIEVKYKWDQFEFDVTKTLVPPREEVVIPAIRAIKKVWIDNYIREAGAIFFKKYCPKFFILSGSASWNDNGTITLGTAEGGRKVVMYLLNDFRTKEMPGYKKSDTGNVKQIFHVIEHEFGHILHQTVMYPVEFKKICAGYYTGNWNNIADSEARKDGFVTAYAMSNENEDFVEMIAMMLIEGKAGFDRIVNSIPEGTSVNGSSQAQAKDRLRQKEAMVVSYFKTAHKVDFYSLQDNTRKSIVQLLY, from the coding sequence ATGAAACGTATAAAAATATTCTTCTTGATCCTGACAGTAGCCGCATTCGCAGCCTGTGCAAAGAAAGAAGACGACCTCAGTGGTGTGCAAGATATCCCGGGCCTGGGTGGCGATACCTGGGTACCGGGATCTTTAGATGCCTGGTTACACGACACGATGACTGTTCCCTACAATATTGAAGTAAAGTATAAATGGGACCAGTTTGAGTTTGATGTTACCAAGACCCTGGTGCCTCCCAGAGAAGAGGTAGTAATCCCCGCTATCAGGGCGATTAAAAAAGTGTGGATAGATAATTACATCAGAGAAGCAGGAGCGATCTTCTTCAAGAAGTATTGTCCTAAATTCTTTATCCTGTCAGGTAGCGCCAGCTGGAACGACAATGGAACCATTACACTGGGTACGGCAGAAGGCGGTCGTAAAGTAGTGATGTACCTGCTCAATGATTTCCGCACGAAAGAAATGCCAGGATATAAAAAGAGCGATACCGGAAACGTAAAGCAAATCTTTCATGTAATAGAACATGAATTCGGACATATCCTACATCAGACAGTGATGTACCCGGTAGAATTTAAGAAGATCTGCGCCGGTTATTACACTGGTAACTGGAACAATATCGCTGATTCCGAAGCAAGAAAAGACGGATTTGTAACAGCATATGCCATGTCCAATGAAAACGAAGACTTTGTAGAAATGATCGCTATGATGCTCATAGAAGGAAAAGCGGGCTTTGATAGAATAGTGAACAGCATCCCGGAAGGAACCAGTGTGAATGGTAGTTCGCAGGCACAGGCAAAAGACAGGCTACGTCAGAAAGAAGCGATGGTAGTGAGTTACTTTAAAACTGCCCATAAAGTCGATTTCTATAGTCTGCAGGACAATACCAGAAAATCCATCGTACAGCTGCTTTACTAA
- a CDS encoding DUF4302 domain-containing protein, protein MRKNLSLYFLLIIVALASCRKEYDDVFDESPDTRINETLAAYNKTLIGAPNGWKALVYPSALEGTAFGFYFKFDSSNRVDMFSDFDSVSAVTVRTSSFRLKSLQQPCLLFDTYSYIHVLCDPDASKNGGYYGKGLFSDFEFAIDGVYGDTIKLTGRLNGSKAIFVKATSQEAQDYYDKKRNWEFNKFSRFLTYFKLLTVGSNKYDIYVDQLYRRITLKWISNNGEKEFRTNYYFDNNGISFTTPFRDGAVSFASFSDIKWDVSAQRLTMKAGENSAVITSSIKPQVLDKEAGKRWYNSAAATESYWASLSGFHVDGVDDAYGVTNIAGFNFMFYYPVYDGEYDFAGILPAERPYGPAFTPVFNTNGTVTFDFSGLAFGQIPENESATIGNIITKYRESEGFYFVQTGESSYDMVNAKDARTWITWQQ, encoded by the coding sequence ATGAGAAAAAATCTATCATTATATTTTCTACTGATCATCGTCGCACTTGCTTCCTGCCGGAAGGAGTACGATGATGTATTTGATGAATCGCCAGACACCAGGATCAACGAAACACTCGCTGCTTATAATAAAACGCTTATAGGCGCTCCGAATGGCTGGAAAGCGCTGGTATATCCTTCCGCCCTGGAAGGAACTGCTTTTGGCTTTTATTTCAAATTTGACAGCAGCAACAGAGTGGATATGTTTTCAGATTTTGATTCGGTATCTGCTGTAACTGTACGGACCAGCAGTTTCCGCCTGAAATCATTACAGCAACCTTGTCTGTTGTTTGACACCTATTCCTATATCCACGTGTTGTGTGATCCGGATGCCAGCAAGAATGGCGGATACTATGGAAAGGGTTTATTTTCTGACTTCGAATTTGCCATAGACGGCGTCTATGGTGACACCATAAAACTTACAGGACGACTGAATGGCAGTAAAGCCATTTTCGTTAAAGCTACCTCGCAGGAGGCACAGGATTATTACGATAAAAAACGGAACTGGGAGTTCAATAAATTTTCCCGGTTCCTTACTTATTTCAAACTGCTGACTGTAGGAAGTAACAAGTACGATATATATGTTGATCAGCTGTATCGTCGTATTACTTTAAAATGGATCTCCAATAATGGCGAGAAGGAGTTCCGGACTAATTATTATTTCGATAATAATGGTATATCGTTCACGACTCCTTTCAGAGATGGCGCGGTGTCTTTTGCCAGTTTCTCTGACATCAAATGGGATGTGTCAGCACAGCGTCTGACCATGAAAGCAGGAGAGAATAGTGCGGTGATTACCAGTTCCATCAAACCCCAGGTACTGGATAAAGAAGCCGGAAAACGCTGGTACAATAGTGCTGCTGCCACTGAAAGCTACTGGGCTTCGCTGAGCGGTTTTCATGTGGATGGTGTGGACGATGCCTATGGTGTGACAAACATTGCCGGCTTCAACTTCATGTTTTACTACCCCGTTTACGATGGCGAATATGACTTTGCAGGTATACTGCCAGCCGAGCGTCCATATGGCCCCGCTTTTACACCAGTGTTCAATACGAATGGTACCGTAACATTTGATTTTTCAGGACTCGCCTTTGGTCAGATTCCTGAAAATGAATCTGCAACCATTGGCAACATCATTACCAAATATCGGGAAAGTGAAGGCTTTTATTTCGTGCAGACAGGCGAAAGTTCCTATGACATGGTCAATGCAAAAGATGCCAGAACCTGGATCACCTGGCAGCAGTAA